One Acutalibacter muris DNA window includes the following coding sequences:
- a CDS encoding PcfJ domain-containing protein encodes MRRIISPDEREPEFDYSDFFLNIVVEKAGRQKAYAYWWRSYPYYWSVWSRLKNGSVCYSDTYVYTENLPEVFGERYCHVDLQAGLKDLLRPINFAGLLWNLQIIPQAEYLFKLGLPGLAAGLSPKKSGAVSFSELTGVSKQYLPVLRETQAVENEINLLAVSPKWVPFEVFRELCALNLDITSLTTMQGIMEYNSLGRVLRYLQGQKKITKSYANLLGLYRDYLDTARNMGCNLKKKAVLEPRDLKTQHDLLSEQLAAQKTEKENLLLSRAIENGLYEWAQEYASKDYCIVYPQTKNDFINEGRSLHHCVGNAGYYDRHVLGRSMVFFIRRAGQPEKPFFTTEIDMDAGRIKQLYGFSDCSAPKEVRGFVEGFV; translated from the coding sequence GTGCGGCGCATTATCTCTCCTGACGAGAGGGAGCCGGAGTTTGACTATTCAGACTTCTTTCTCAACATCGTTGTTGAAAAGGCTGGCCGGCAGAAAGCCTACGCCTACTGGTGGAGAAGTTATCCGTACTACTGGAGCGTATGGAGCAGGCTTAAAAACGGCTCGGTGTGCTACAGCGATACCTATGTGTACACGGAAAATCTGCCGGAGGTGTTTGGCGAGCGATACTGTCATGTTGACCTGCAGGCTGGTTTGAAGGACTTGCTCCGGCCCATCAACTTTGCCGGGCTTCTATGGAATCTGCAAATTATCCCACAGGCGGAGTACCTGTTCAAACTGGGCCTTCCGGGTCTGGCGGCGGGCCTGTCGCCAAAGAAATCTGGCGCCGTCAGCTTTTCGGAGCTGACCGGCGTAAGCAAACAGTATCTCCCGGTTCTTCGTGAGACCCAGGCGGTCGAAAACGAGATAAATCTCCTTGCAGTATCCCCAAAATGGGTGCCCTTCGAGGTATTCCGTGAGTTGTGTGCTTTGAATTTGGACATAACCAGCCTGACCACCATGCAAGGCATCATGGAGTACAACAGCCTGGGACGGGTTTTGAGGTACTTGCAGGGCCAGAAGAAAATCACGAAATCATATGCGAATTTGCTTGGGTTGTACCGCGATTACTTGGACACGGCCAGGAACATGGGCTGCAACCTGAAGAAAAAGGCTGTTCTGGAGCCCCGCGACCTGAAGACCCAGCATGACCTCTTGTCAGAGCAGCTTGCCGCGCAAAAGACAGAGAAAGAGAACTTGCTGCTGTCCCGCGCTATTGAGAACGGCCTGTACGAGTGGGCACAGGAGTACGCAAGCAAGGATTATTGCATTGTGTACCCCCAAACCAAGAACGACTTTATCAACGAGGGCCGTAGTCTGCACCACTGTGTTGGGAACGCCGGCTACTATGACCGGCACGTTCTTGGCCGGAGCATGGTGTTCTTTATCCGCCGGGCAGGGCAGCCGGAGAAGCCCTTCTTCACCACTGAAATCGATATGGATGCAGGGAGGATCAAGCAGCTCTATGGCTTCAGCGACTGTTCCGCGCCGAAGGAAGTGCGGGGGTTCGTGGAAGGGTTTGTATAG
- a CDS encoding BRCT domain-containing protein, with protein MGDTIQVYKANMIIPQIAENLTKSGTYKLPEKCPCCGGALSIQQTSGGTSQLFCDNPHCAAKLVQKFAHFCEKTRMNIEGLSATTLEKFIGHGWIRNFGDLYELERHKEEIINTEGFGVKSYERLQASIGKSRTCTLAKFIAGLGIPMVGRHAGRIIDKACGGSWKLFEEAIQNGFDFTMLSNFGTTMRDNIYKWYNDAEEAKLRRPLLDHITFIKETSTMNNTNNPFAGKTVVATGKLVNYTRDGIQTRLLELGAHPASSVSKNTDFLIVGEKAGSKLAKAQALGVTTLTEQEFEDMAG; from the coding sequence GTGGGTGACACCATCCAGGTCTACAAGGCCAACATGATTATCCCGCAAATCGCGGAAAACCTCACCAAAAGCGGCACATATAAGCTGCCCGAAAAGTGTCCCTGCTGCGGAGGAGCGCTGTCCATTCAGCAGACCTCCGGCGGCACATCCCAGCTTTTCTGCGACAATCCCCACTGTGCCGCCAAGCTGGTACAGAAGTTCGCCCATTTTTGCGAAAAGACCCGCATGAACATTGAGGGCCTGTCCGCCACGACCCTGGAGAAGTTCATCGGTCACGGCTGGATACGCAACTTTGGCGACCTGTATGAGCTGGAGCGGCACAAGGAGGAGATCATCAACACAGAGGGCTTTGGCGTAAAATCCTATGAGCGGCTGCAAGCGTCCATCGGCAAGAGCCGCACCTGCACTTTGGCGAAGTTCATCGCCGGTCTGGGTATCCCCATGGTGGGCCGCCATGCCGGGAGAATAATTGATAAGGCTTGCGGCGGTTCTTGGAAACTGTTCGAGGAGGCAATTCAGAATGGATTTGATTTCACAATGCTATCCAACTTCGGCACGACAATGCGCGACAACATCTACAAATGGTACAACGACGCGGAGGAGGCCAAGCTGAGGCGTCCTCTGCTCGACCATATTACATTCATAAAGGAGACATCGACTATGAACAACACAAACAACCCCTTTGCAGGCAAAACCGTGGTGGCCACCGGCAAGCTGGTGAATTACACCCGCGACGGCATCCAGACCCGCCTTTTGGAGCTGGGCGCGCACCCGGCTTCCTCGGTAAGCAAAAATACTGACTTCCTGATCGTGGGCGAGAAGGCCGGCAGTAAGCTGGCGAAGGCCCAGGCTCTGGGTGTTACCACCCTAACGGAGCAGGAATTTGAGGATATGGCTGGCTAA
- a CDS encoding YkgJ family cysteine cluster protein, with the protein MFTIKRSTCLNTLDAYRLAKYLRGRGQSVTCLDEIFVRYAEPVPLDKSGYTVYMLKTTGPDDACIFLKDNRCTIQQAKPTACRLYPFVAEPTPDGGCKFLLSMEQNHHFKGGQVQAGRWMKKYFSPEDREFMRIDIGSAPVIALLMRKVPALEQKRAIMQYLWYRFSDFDLDRPLVEQYRQNTIKLVAALKEMQEVST; encoded by the coding sequence GTGTTTACGATAAAAAGGAGCACTTGTCTGAACACGCTGGACGCATATCGTCTGGCAAAATATCTCCGCGGCCGTGGGCAGTCGGTCACCTGCTTGGACGAAATCTTTGTCCGTTATGCCGAGCCGGTGCCCCTGGACAAATCGGGGTACACGGTATATATGCTCAAGACCACTGGCCCGGACGACGCCTGTATCTTCCTCAAGGACAACCGCTGTACCATCCAGCAGGCCAAGCCGACCGCCTGTCGGCTCTATCCCTTTGTGGCAGAGCCAACGCCGGATGGGGGCTGCAAATTTCTGCTGAGTATGGAGCAGAACCACCATTTCAAAGGAGGACAAGTCCAAGCCGGGCGGTGGATGAAGAAATACTTCTCCCCGGAGGATAGAGAGTTTATGCGGATCGACATAGGTTCCGCGCCGGTGATTGCCCTGCTTATGCGGAAGGTCCCGGCCTTGGAGCAGAAACGTGCGATCATGCAGTACCTCTGGTATAGATTCTCTGACTTCGACCTGGACAGGCCGCTGGTGGAGCAGTACAGGCAGAATACCATCAAGCTGGTAGCAGCGCTGAAAGAAATGCAGGAGGTATCAACATGA
- a CDS encoding COG3415 family protein, protein MEYIDLRKLKSGELKQIRRQVVRLKKMGKTGKEIEELTGVRQSRASEIWTAYKREGDKALEPKKHGFQKGTHLLLTPEEQAEIRETIVTRRPEEFGIPH, encoded by the coding sequence GTGGAGAACTCAAGCAGATACGCCGGCAGGTCGTACGCCTCAAAAAGATGGGGAAAACCGGGAAAGAAATAGAGGAATTAACCGGAGTGCGGCAGAGTCGCGCCAGCGAAATATGGACGGCATATAAGCGAGAGGGAGACAAAGCGCTGGAACCGAAGAAACACGGATTCCAGAAGGGGACGCATCTGCTTCTGACACCGGAGGAGCAGGCGGAAATACGGGAAACGATTGTTACCCGCCGCCCAGAGGAATTCGGCATTCCTCACTGA
- a CDS encoding recombinase family protein, whose protein sequence is MRYAEYLRKSRADDPSEPIEVTLARHREALRQCMAKHALVVAPEDVFEEVASGDSLYARPQMLKLLEAVEQGVYDGVLCMDIQRLGRGSMSDQGAILDAFKLSGTKIITPNKVYDLSDENDETYTEFETFLGRQEYKMIKRRLRRGIKATVESGGYIANAPYGYEKTRIGKTPSLKPNPEEAPFVRMIFDLYLSGMGCQRIADRINSLGAKPRRDVQFSRTTIRNILQNPVYTGHIVWDRKTHIRPSRQSGGKHITIYNPQESWTIVDGLHQGIVPQETFEQVQGIFAKRHRSPSFTGVIENPLAGLIVCGNCGHNMQRQADKRGGPMLLCQKRGCIVSSKLHLVEEALISRLREEMNELVQNAGSESPGEDNTAQTLKAIERQIATAKAQDSRLYDLVEQGVYDTDTFLQRHAALSQRIADLEKARTDIRPREQLNVPKMAERIQEVLDSYFDMDSQQRNELLKSVLEKVIYKKEPGAKPAEFHLTLFLLPIYL, encoded by the coding sequence ATGCGCTATGCTGAATACTTGAGGAAAAGCCGGGCGGATGATCCGAGCGAACCCATAGAGGTCACGCTGGCACGGCACCGGGAAGCTTTGCGGCAGTGTATGGCTAAACATGCCCTTGTCGTTGCGCCGGAGGACGTGTTCGAGGAGGTGGCCTCTGGGGACAGTCTCTATGCGCGGCCGCAAATGCTGAAGCTGCTGGAGGCTGTGGAGCAGGGTGTATATGACGGTGTGCTCTGTATGGATATCCAGCGCCTGGGGCGTGGGTCCATGAGCGACCAGGGGGCTATATTGGACGCTTTCAAACTGTCGGGGACGAAGATTATCACCCCTAACAAGGTGTACGACCTCTCAGATGAAAATGACGAAACCTATACCGAGTTTGAGACCTTCTTGGGGCGGCAGGAGTACAAGATGATAAAGCGCCGCCTGCGCCGGGGGATAAAGGCCACGGTGGAAAGCGGCGGGTATATTGCAAACGCGCCGTATGGGTATGAAAAGACCCGTATCGGCAAGACACCCTCTCTTAAGCCAAACCCCGAGGAGGCCCCCTTTGTTCGCATGATATTTGACCTATACCTCTCAGGTATGGGCTGCCAGCGCATCGCCGACCGCATAAACTCTCTGGGCGCAAAGCCCCGGCGAGACGTACAATTCAGCCGTACCACCATCAGGAATATTTTGCAGAACCCGGTATACACCGGCCATATAGTATGGGACCGCAAGACCCACATCCGCCCCAGCAGGCAGAGCGGCGGCAAGCACATAACTATATATAACCCCCAGGAAAGCTGGACCATAGTCGACGGTCTGCACCAGGGCATAGTACCTCAAGAGACCTTTGAGCAGGTACAGGGAATCTTTGCGAAGCGTCACCGCTCACCAAGCTTTACCGGCGTTATAGAAAACCCTCTGGCCGGCCTTATCGTCTGCGGCAACTGCGGACACAATATGCAGCGTCAGGCGGATAAAAGGGGCGGGCCCATGCTCCTTTGCCAGAAGCGGGGATGTATCGTCTCAAGCAAGCTGCATTTGGTGGAGGAAGCGCTTATCTCCCGGCTTCGGGAGGAGATGAACGAGCTTGTTCAAAACGCTGGCTCTGAAAGTCCCGGAGAGGATAACACCGCCCAGACCCTAAAGGCCATCGAGCGGCAGATAGCCACGGCCAAGGCCCAGGACAGCAGGCTGTACGATTTAGTGGAGCAGGGAGTATACGACACAGATACTTTTCTTCAGCGCCACGCTGCCCTCTCACAACGTATTGCTGACCTGGAGAAGGCCCGGACAGACATACGCCCCAGGGAACAGCTGAACGTGCCAAAAATGGCGGAACGCATACAAGAGGTACTCGATTCCTACTTTGATATGGATTCCCAGCAGCGCAACGAACTGCTTAAAAGCGTGCTGGAGAAGGTCATATACAAAAAGGAACCCGGCGCAAAGCCCGCCGAGTTCCACTTGACGCTGTTTCTTTTGCCCATTTACCTATAG
- a CDS encoding AbrB/MazE/SpoVT family DNA-binding domain-containing protein: MLSNTFVDNAKIMAKGMVAIPKGVREALGVASGDRISFIVEDGAVRIVNSAVYAMQMLQNEMAGEAEQAGIISDEDVMALVKELRNEDEDV, from the coding sequence ATGTTATCAAACACTTTCGTTGACAATGCAAAAATCATGGCAAAAGGGATGGTCGCAATCCCAAAGGGCGTTCGTGAAGCCCTTGGTGTGGCAAGCGGAGACCGCATTTCTTTTATTGTGGAAGATGGGGCTGTCCGTATTGTCAACTCGGCTGTATATGCCATGCAGATGCTTCAGAATGAAATGGCAGGCGAAGCAGAGCAGGCTGGCATTATATCAGACGAGGATGTTATGGCGCTTGTAAAAGAATTGCGAAATGAGGATGAAGATGTATGA
- a CDS encoding putative toxin-antitoxin system toxin component, PIN family, producing the protein MRVLIDTNVLISAALSANGVPYQAYVKAATYPNRGLICEQNVDEMRRIFNKKFPKRLAALNKFLSTALLTLELVPIPTDESISESQVRDADDRPILRAAIEAKADVLLTGDKDFFGIRFGNPQNSITGRIYQHDINRLDFCS; encoded by the coding sequence ATGAGGGTTCTAATTGACACAAATGTCCTCATATCTGCGGCTCTGAGCGCAAACGGAGTTCCCTACCAGGCTTACGTAAAGGCGGCCACCTATCCTAACCGCGGGTTAATTTGTGAGCAAAATGTTGATGAAATGAGAAGGATATTCAACAAGAAATTCCCTAAACGCTTGGCGGCCCTCAATAAATTCCTTTCAACCGCTTTGCTGACACTTGAGCTTGTACCCATCCCAACAGACGAAAGCATATCAGAATCACAAGTCAGAGATGCGGATGACCGCCCTATTTTAAGAGCGGCGATTGAGGCAAAGGCTGATGTTCTTCTTACTGGCGATAAGGATTTTTTTGGAATCAGGTTTGGAAACCCCCAAAATTCTATCACCGGCCGAATTTATCAACATGACATAAACCGGCTGGATTTTTGTAGTTGA
- a CDS encoding zinc ribbon domain-containing protein, which translates to MKYCPYCGASLPDSAVSFCPECGKSLPKSTVEKPPKEKKKKENPVKTKTRPEKTEPPVEDGYDGYYDDRLPIDEGHHRNGLDKGIIKKVAALILCLLVVIGACVAILYVI; encoded by the coding sequence ATGAAATATTGCCCTTATTGCGGCGCGTCCCTCCCGGACAGCGCCGTATCTTTTTGCCCGGAATGTGGGAAATCCCTGCCGAAAAGCACTGTGGAGAAGCCCCCCAAAGAGAAAAAGAAGAAAGAAAATCCTGTAAAAACCAAAACCCGGCCTGAAAAAACCGAGCCACCTGTTGAGGACGGTTACGACGGCTACTACGACGACCGCCTCCCCATAGACGAAGGCCACCACCGGAACGGCCTGGACAAGGGCATCATCAAAAAGGTAGCAGCGCTGATACTGTGCCTGCTGGTGGTGATTGGGGCTTGTGTTGCAATTTTGTATGTGATTTAA